In the genome of Palaemon carinicauda isolate YSFRI2023 chromosome 15, ASM3689809v2, whole genome shotgun sequence, one region contains:
- the LOC137654078 gene encoding uncharacterized protein, with translation MIITCTVSRVISLELVDSLSSDAFLYAWRRFTFNHGIHPVLAVSDRGRNSIGAQEKLPKWVNSWNESLIKYKFAIAGTKFEWKFNTPHASHMNGVVESLIRSCRRGLDAVTDYHHKKFSALEWQTILSEVTYLVNSRPLFPNGPDPLESPTITGNDILFPHGQPSVLQPYTGNEVNLRSMVVVAQQRIQIFWETWIRYMPPQLVQRSKWFHPKQNLQVGDLVLLLETGLKGGVAPRGLWRRSLVERVHPGKDGLVRKVTVRTVENGKVVDWEKSIHKLCLIAAVQELQHGFQAKADRDTQN, from the coding sequence ATGATCATAACTTGCACCGTCTCTCGTGTCATATCTCTTGAACTGGTTGACTCATTGTCTTCAGATGCTTTTCTCTATGCTTGGAGAAGATTTACTTTTAATCATGGAATCCATCCAGTTTTGGCAGTAAGTGACAGAGGACGCAATTCCATAGGGGCTCAAGAGAAATTGCCAAAGTGGGTAAATTCTTGGAACGAGAGCCTAATAAAGTACAAGTTTGCAATTGCTGGGACAAAATTTGAGTGGAAATTCAACACACCTCACGCTTCTCATATGAATGGTGTTGTTGAATCATTGATTAGAAGCTGTAGAAGAGGTTTAGATGCAGTAACAGATTATCACCACAAGAAATTCAGTGCTTTGGAATGGCAAACAATACTGTCAGAGGTGACGTACCTTGTTAATTCACGACCACTTTTCCCAAACGGACCAGATCCTCTTGAGTCCCCAACTATAACCGGCAATGACATACTGTTTCCTCACGGACAACCTTCAGTTCTACAACCATATACCGGTAACGAAGTGAACTTGAGAAGCATGGTAGTGGTAGCTCAAcagagaattcagatattttggGAGACTTGGATTCGTTATATGCCTCCTCAGCTAGTACAAAGATCGAAATGGTTTCATCCCAAACAGAATCTTCAAGTTGGTGATTTGGTTCTTCTTCTGGAAACAGGCCTAAAGGGAGGTGTGGCTCCTAGGGGACTGTGGAGGCGCAGTCTTGTTGAGAGGGTTCATCCCGGAAAAGATGGGCTTGTTCGAAAAGTTACTGTTCGAACAGTGGAGAATGGAAAGGTGGTTGACTGGGAGAAATCCATTCATAAACTCTGCTTAATTGCTGCGGTACAAGAACTTCAACATGGATTCCAAGCTAAGGCAGATAGAGATACTCAAAATTAA